One region of Camelus bactrianus isolate YW-2024 breed Bactrian camel chromosome 22, ASM4877302v1, whole genome shotgun sequence genomic DNA includes:
- the SBNO2 gene encoding protein strawberry notch homolog 2 isoform X1, translating to MPLRPGSRSRPMLAARPAMDGEFPQHEPPPAGSVLYSPPPLQAPLCGSSVQNAMLHCSWWSPFSPAAYPAFSSESHQFMNSSSFIVGQPCADTSYGPAAASPSFPPKSSDFPQDTSYLDDLSNASIFSSSVDSLSDIADTPDFLPADSLNQVPTIWDVSTGPSTHDKLFLPSGPFTGLEDPVSSLPSTPLLVSYQSQSQPEEEDEAEEDEAEELGHAETYADYVPSKSKIGKQHPDRVVETSTLSSVPPPDITYTLALPTSDSGALSALQLEAITYACQQHEVLLPGGQRAGFLIGDGAGVGKGRTVAGIILENYLRGRKKALWFSVSNDLKYDAERDLRDIAASGIAVHALSKIKYGDNTTSEGVLFATYSALIGESQAGGQHRTRIRQILEWCGEAFDGVIVFDECHKAKNASSTKMGKAVLDLQNKLPLARVVYASATGASEPRNMIYMSRLGIWGEGTPFRTFEEFLHAIEKRGVGAMEIVAMDMKVSGMYIARQLSFSGVTFRIEEIPLAPAFERIYNRAALLWAEALGVFQQAADWIGLESRKSLWGQFWSAHQRFFKYLCVAAKVCRLVELAREELARDKCVVIGLQSTGEARTREVLDEKEGQLDGFVSAAEGVFLSLIQKHFPSTKRKRERGAGSKRRRRPRGRGAKAPRLACEVAGVIRISDDSSTESDGGLDSDFHSSPESLMDDDVVIVDTVGLPADDRGPLCLPQRDLHGPGILERVERLKQDLLAKVRALGRELPVNTLDELIDQLGGPERVAEMTGRKGRVVSRPDGTVAFESRAEQGLSIDHVNLREKERFMNGEKLVAIISEASSSGVSLQADRRVQNQRRRVHMTLELPWSADRAIQQFGRTHRSNQVSAPEYIFLISELAGERRFASIVAKRLESLGALTHGDRRATESRDLSKYNFENKYGARALSCVLTTILSQTESKVPLPQGYPGGDAAFFRDMKQGLLSVGIGGRESRSGCLDVEKDCSITKFLNRILGLEVHKQNALFQYFSDTFDHLIAVDKKEGKYDMGILDLAPGIDEIYEESQQVFLAPGHPQDGQVVFYKISVDRGLKWEEAYARSLELTGTHDGFYLSYKVRDNKPSCLLAQQNRGKLFTVYKPNIGRQSQLETFDSLCRKFHRVTAEEAREHWESSYTFSLTHCSHTTWNRHCRLAQQGKDCAQGLRLRHHYMLCGALLRVWGRIAAVMADVTSSSYLQIVRLKTKDKKKQVGIKIPEGCVHRVLQELQLMDADVKHKQARSRGLPPPPAALRPLALPCGPSEVLDLTYSPPAQAFPLPSPFTFPPPPVPGPGGLLLGAPDAPEAPTDPAALLHQGCDINFKEVLEDMLRSLNAVPPAEPPGPLGAGGGAPGAPGGGGGPERQSVIQFSPPFPNS from the exons CAGCTTCCCGCCAAAGAGCAGCGACTTTCCTCAG GACACCTCGTACCTCGATGACCTCTCCAATGCCTCCATCTTCTCCTCGTCCGTGGACTCCCTCTCGGACATCGCAGACACACCTGACTTCCTGCCCGCTGACAGCCTCAACCAGGTGCCTACCATCTGGGATGTGAGCACTGGCCCCTCCACGCATGACAAG CTGTTCCTGCCCAGTGGGCCTTTTACAGGCCTTGAGGACCCTgtgtcctccctccccagcacgCCACTTCTTGTCAGCTATCAG TCTCAGAGTCAGCCTGAGGAGGAGGACGAGGCCGAGGAGGATGAGGCAGAGGAGCTGGGCCATGCAGAGACCTACGCTGACTACGTGCCGTCCAAGT CCAAGATCGGGAAGCAGCACCCGGACCGCGTGGTGGAAACCAGTACACTGTCTAGCGTCCCGCCGCCGGACATCACCTACACCCTCGCCCTGCCCACCTCGGACAGCGGGGCCCTTTCCGCCCTGCAGCTGGAGGCCATCACATACGCCTGCCAG caACACGAGGTCCTGCTCCCCGGCGGGCAGCGTGCGGGCTTCCTCATTGGCGATGGCGCTGGCGTGGGCAAGGGCCGCACGGTGGCCGGCATCATTCTGGAGAACTATCTGCGGGGCCGGAAGAAGGCCTTGTG GTTCAGCGTCTCCAACGATCTCAAGTACGACGCGGAGCGCGACCTGCGAGACATCGCGGCCTCGGGCATTGCAGTGCACGCGCTGAGCAAG ATCAAGTACGGCGACAACACTACCTCAGAGGGCGTCCTCTTCGCCACCTACTCCGCCCTGATCGGGGAGAGCCAGGCAGGCGGGCAGCACCGCACGCGCATCCGGCAGATCCTGGAGTGGTGCGGGGAGGCCTTCGATGGCGTG ATCGTGTTTGATGAGTGTCACAAGGCCAAGAACGCCAGCTCCACCAAGATGGGCAAGGCCGTGCTGGACTTGCAGAACAAGCTGCCCCTGGCCAGGGTGGTCTACGCCAGCGCCACAG gtgccTCTGAGCCCAGGAACATGATCTACATGAGCCGCCTGGGCATCTGGGGCGAGGGGACGCCCTTCCGGACCTTCGAGGAGTTTCTGCATGCCATCGAGAAGAg GGGTGTGGGCGCCATGGAGATTGTGGCCATGGACATGAAGGTCAGCGGCATGTACATCGCACGCCAGCTCAGCTTCTCTGGCGTCACCTTCCGCATCGAGGAGATCCCGCTCGCCCCGGCCTTTGAGCGCATCTACAACCGGGCGGCTCTGCTG TGGGCCGAGGCCCTGGGCGTGTTCCAGCAGGCAGCCGACTGGATCGGCTTGGAGTCTCGCAAGTCCCTGTGGGGTCAGTTCTGGTCAGCCCACCAGCGATTCTTCAAGTACCTGTGTGTTGCCGCCAAGGTGTGCCGGCTGGTGGAGCTGGCCCGGGAGGAGCTGGCCCGGGACAAG TGCGTGGTCATCGGGCTGCAGTCTACGGGTGAGGCGCGGACTCGGGAGGTGCTGGATGAGAAAGAGGGGCAACTTGATGGCTTCGTCTCCGCCGCTGA GGGCGTCTTCCTGTCACTAATTCAGAAGCACTTTCCCTCAACCAAGAGAAAGCGGGAGAGAGGAGCAGGCAGTAAGAGAAGAC GGCGGCCGCGGGGCCGTGGAGCCAAGGCACCCAGGCTGGCATGCGAGGTGGCAGGCGTGATCCGGATCAGTGATGACAGCAGCACGGAGTCGGACGGCGGCCTGGACAGCGACTTCCACTCCTCCCCCGAGTCCCTGATGGATGACGACGTGGTCATCGTGGACACCGTCGGGCTTCCAGCCGATGACCGCG GCCCGCTGTGCCTCCCACAGCGAGACCTGCATGGCCCTGGCATCCTGGAGCGGGTTGAGCGGCTGAAGCAGGACCTGCTGGCCAAGGTGCGGGCACTGGGTCGGGAGCTGCCTGTCAACACCCTGGACGAGCTCATTGACCAGCTggggggcccagagagggtggcAGAG ATGACCGGCAGGAAGGGCCGCGTGGTGTCCAGGCCTGATGGGACAGTGGCCTTCGAGTCACGGGCAGAGCAGGGCCTCTCCATCGACCACGTGAACCTCAGGGAGAAGGAACGGTTCATGAATGGCGAGAAG CTCGTGGCCATCATCTCAGAGGCCTCCAGCTCCGGTGTCTCCCTCCAAGCTGACCGCCGGGTCCAGAACCAGCGGCGCCGGGTCCACATGACGCTCGAGCTGCCCTGGAGTGCTGACCGCGCCATCCAGCAGTTCG gcaGGACCCACCGGTCCAACCAGGTCTCTGCACCTGAGTACATCTTCCTCATCTCAGAGCTGGCTGGGGAGCGCAGGTTTGCCTCCATTGTGGCCAAGCGGCTGGAGAGCCTC GGGGCATTGACCCACGGGGACCGCCGAGCCACCGAGTCCCGGGACTTGAGCAAGTACAACTTTGAGAACAAG TACGGCGCCCGGGCCCTCAGCTGCGTCCTCACCACCATCCTTAGCCAGACAGAGAGCAAGGTGCCGCTGCCCCAGGGCTACCCGGGAGGGGATGCCGCCTTCTTCCGCG acaTGAAGCAGGGGCTGCTGTCGGTTGGCATCGGAGGGCGCGAGTCCAGGTCCGGCTGCCTGGATGTGGAGAAGG ACTGCTCCATCACCAAGTTCCTGAACCGTATCCTGGGGCTGGAAGTGCACAAGCAGAACGCGCTGTTCCAGTACTTCTCTGACACCTTCGACCACCTCATCGCGGTGGACAAGAAGGAGGGCAAATACGACATGGGCATCCTGG ACCTGGCTCCCGGCATCGACGAGATCTACGAGGAGAGCCAGCAGGTGTTCCTGGCCCCCGGGCACCCACAGGACGGGCAGGTGGTCTTCTACAAG ATCAGCGTGGACCGCGGCCTGAAGTGGGAGGAGGCGTATGCCAGGTCTCTGGAGCTGACAGGCACCCACGACGGCTTCTACCTCTCCTACAAG gtCCGTGACAACAAGCCCAGCTGCCTGCTGGCCCAGCAGAACCGCGGCAAGCTCTTCACCGTGTATAAGCCCAACATCGGGCGGCAGAGCCAGCTGGAGACGTTCGACAGCCTGTGCCGGAAGTTCCACCGG GTGACAGCGGAGGAGGCCAGGGAGCACTGGGAGAGCAGCTACACCTTCTCGCTGACGCACTGCAGCCACACCACGTG GAACCGGCACTGCCGGCTGGCGCAGCAGGGTAAGGATTGTGCGCAGGGCCTGCGGCTGCGCCACCACTACATGCTGTGCGGGGCCCTGCTGCGCGTGTGGGGCCGCATCGCCGCCGTCATGGCCGACGTCACCAGCAGCAGCTACCTGCAGATAGTACGTCTCAAGACCAAGGACAAGAAGAAGCAAGTTG GCATCAAGATCCCTGAGGGCTGCGTGCACCGGGTGCTGCAGGAGCTGCAGCTCATGGACGCCGACGTGAAGCACAAGCAGGCGCGCAGCCGAGGGCTTCCCCCTCCACCGGCCGCCCTGCGCCCGCTTGCACTGCCCTGCGGCCCCAGCGAGGTCCTGGACCTCACCTACAGCCCGCCCGCCCAGGCCTTCCCTCTGCCCTCGCCGTTCACCTTCCCACCGCCGCCGGTCCCCGGCCCCGGTGGCCTGCTGCTGGGCGCTCCGGATGCCCCCGAGGCCCCGACTGACCCCGCGGCCCTCCTGCACCAGGGCTGTGACATCAACTTCAAGGAGGTTCTGGAGGACATGCTGCGATCCCTCAACGCTGTGCCACCCGCCGAACCCCCGGGCCCGCTGGGGGCTGGCGGCGGGGCCCCGGGCGCTCCTGGGGGCGGTGGGGGCCCTGAGCGGCAGAGCGTCATCCAGTTCAGCCCCCCATTCCCAAACTCCTAG
- the SBNO2 gene encoding protein strawberry notch homolog 2 isoform X2, producing the protein MPLRPGSRSRPMLAARPAMDGEFPQHEPPPAGSVLYSPPPLQAPLCGSSVQNAMLHCSWWSPFSPAAYPAFSSESHQFMNSSSFIVGQPCADTSYGPAAASPSFPPKSSDFPQDTSYLDDLSNASIFSSSVDSLSDIADTPDFLPADSLNQVPTIWDVSTGPSTHDKLFLPSGPFTGLEDPVSSLPSTPLLVSYQSQSQPEEEDEAEEDEAEELGHAETYADYVPSKSKIGKQHPDRVVETSTLSSVPPPDITYTLALPTSDSGALSALQLEAITYACQQHEVLLPGGQRAGFLIGDGAGVGKGRTVAGIILENYLRGRKKALWFSVSNDLKYDAERDLRDIAASGIAVHALSKIKYGDNTTSEGVLFATYSALIGESQAGGQHRTRIRQILEWCGEAFDGVIVFDECHKAKNASSTKMGKAVLDLQNKLPLARVVYASATGASEPRNMIYMSRLGIWGEGTPFRTFEEFLHAIEKRGVGAMEIVAMDMKVSGMYIARQLSFSGVTFRIEEIPLAPAFERIYNRAALLWAEALGVFQQAADWIGLESRKSLWGQFWSAHQRFFKYLCVAAKVCRLVELAREELARDKCVVIGLQSTGEARTREVLDEKEGQLDGFVSAAEGVFLSLIQKHFPSTKRKRERGAGSKRRRRPRGRGAKAPRLACEVAGVIRISDDSSTESDGGLDSDFHSSPESLMDDDVVIVDTVGLPADDRGPLCLPQRDLHGPGILERVERLKQDLLAKVRALGRELPVNTLDELIDQLGGPERVAEMTGRKGRVVSRPDGTVAFESRAEQGLSIDHVNLREKERFMNGEKLVAIISEASSSGVSLQADRRVQNQRRRVHMTLELPWSADRAIQQFGRTHRSNQVSAPEYIFLISELAGERRFASIVAKRLESLGALTHGDRRATESRDLSKYNFENKYGARALSCVLTTILSQTESKVPLPQGYPGGDAAFFRDMKQGLLSVGIGGRESRSGCLDVEKDCSITKFLNRILGLEVHKQNALFQYFSDTFDHLIAVDKKEGKYDMGILDLAPGIDEIYEESQQVFLAPGHPQDGQVVFYKISVDRGLKWEEAYARSLELTGTHDGFYLSYKVRDNKPSCLLAQQNRGKLFTVYKPNIGRQSQLETFDSLCRKFHRVTAEEAREHWESSYTFSLTHCSHTTNRHCRLAQQGKDCAQGLRLRHHYMLCGALLRVWGRIAAVMADVTSSSYLQIVRLKTKDKKKQVGIKIPEGCVHRVLQELQLMDADVKHKQARSRGLPPPPAALRPLALPCGPSEVLDLTYSPPAQAFPLPSPFTFPPPPVPGPGGLLLGAPDAPEAPTDPAALLHQGCDINFKEVLEDMLRSLNAVPPAEPPGPLGAGGGAPGAPGGGGGPERQSVIQFSPPFPNS; encoded by the exons CAGCTTCCCGCCAAAGAGCAGCGACTTTCCTCAG GACACCTCGTACCTCGATGACCTCTCCAATGCCTCCATCTTCTCCTCGTCCGTGGACTCCCTCTCGGACATCGCAGACACACCTGACTTCCTGCCCGCTGACAGCCTCAACCAGGTGCCTACCATCTGGGATGTGAGCACTGGCCCCTCCACGCATGACAAG CTGTTCCTGCCCAGTGGGCCTTTTACAGGCCTTGAGGACCCTgtgtcctccctccccagcacgCCACTTCTTGTCAGCTATCAG TCTCAGAGTCAGCCTGAGGAGGAGGACGAGGCCGAGGAGGATGAGGCAGAGGAGCTGGGCCATGCAGAGACCTACGCTGACTACGTGCCGTCCAAGT CCAAGATCGGGAAGCAGCACCCGGACCGCGTGGTGGAAACCAGTACACTGTCTAGCGTCCCGCCGCCGGACATCACCTACACCCTCGCCCTGCCCACCTCGGACAGCGGGGCCCTTTCCGCCCTGCAGCTGGAGGCCATCACATACGCCTGCCAG caACACGAGGTCCTGCTCCCCGGCGGGCAGCGTGCGGGCTTCCTCATTGGCGATGGCGCTGGCGTGGGCAAGGGCCGCACGGTGGCCGGCATCATTCTGGAGAACTATCTGCGGGGCCGGAAGAAGGCCTTGTG GTTCAGCGTCTCCAACGATCTCAAGTACGACGCGGAGCGCGACCTGCGAGACATCGCGGCCTCGGGCATTGCAGTGCACGCGCTGAGCAAG ATCAAGTACGGCGACAACACTACCTCAGAGGGCGTCCTCTTCGCCACCTACTCCGCCCTGATCGGGGAGAGCCAGGCAGGCGGGCAGCACCGCACGCGCATCCGGCAGATCCTGGAGTGGTGCGGGGAGGCCTTCGATGGCGTG ATCGTGTTTGATGAGTGTCACAAGGCCAAGAACGCCAGCTCCACCAAGATGGGCAAGGCCGTGCTGGACTTGCAGAACAAGCTGCCCCTGGCCAGGGTGGTCTACGCCAGCGCCACAG gtgccTCTGAGCCCAGGAACATGATCTACATGAGCCGCCTGGGCATCTGGGGCGAGGGGACGCCCTTCCGGACCTTCGAGGAGTTTCTGCATGCCATCGAGAAGAg GGGTGTGGGCGCCATGGAGATTGTGGCCATGGACATGAAGGTCAGCGGCATGTACATCGCACGCCAGCTCAGCTTCTCTGGCGTCACCTTCCGCATCGAGGAGATCCCGCTCGCCCCGGCCTTTGAGCGCATCTACAACCGGGCGGCTCTGCTG TGGGCCGAGGCCCTGGGCGTGTTCCAGCAGGCAGCCGACTGGATCGGCTTGGAGTCTCGCAAGTCCCTGTGGGGTCAGTTCTGGTCAGCCCACCAGCGATTCTTCAAGTACCTGTGTGTTGCCGCCAAGGTGTGCCGGCTGGTGGAGCTGGCCCGGGAGGAGCTGGCCCGGGACAAG TGCGTGGTCATCGGGCTGCAGTCTACGGGTGAGGCGCGGACTCGGGAGGTGCTGGATGAGAAAGAGGGGCAACTTGATGGCTTCGTCTCCGCCGCTGA GGGCGTCTTCCTGTCACTAATTCAGAAGCACTTTCCCTCAACCAAGAGAAAGCGGGAGAGAGGAGCAGGCAGTAAGAGAAGAC GGCGGCCGCGGGGCCGTGGAGCCAAGGCACCCAGGCTGGCATGCGAGGTGGCAGGCGTGATCCGGATCAGTGATGACAGCAGCACGGAGTCGGACGGCGGCCTGGACAGCGACTTCCACTCCTCCCCCGAGTCCCTGATGGATGACGACGTGGTCATCGTGGACACCGTCGGGCTTCCAGCCGATGACCGCG GCCCGCTGTGCCTCCCACAGCGAGACCTGCATGGCCCTGGCATCCTGGAGCGGGTTGAGCGGCTGAAGCAGGACCTGCTGGCCAAGGTGCGGGCACTGGGTCGGGAGCTGCCTGTCAACACCCTGGACGAGCTCATTGACCAGCTggggggcccagagagggtggcAGAG ATGACCGGCAGGAAGGGCCGCGTGGTGTCCAGGCCTGATGGGACAGTGGCCTTCGAGTCACGGGCAGAGCAGGGCCTCTCCATCGACCACGTGAACCTCAGGGAGAAGGAACGGTTCATGAATGGCGAGAAG CTCGTGGCCATCATCTCAGAGGCCTCCAGCTCCGGTGTCTCCCTCCAAGCTGACCGCCGGGTCCAGAACCAGCGGCGCCGGGTCCACATGACGCTCGAGCTGCCCTGGAGTGCTGACCGCGCCATCCAGCAGTTCG gcaGGACCCACCGGTCCAACCAGGTCTCTGCACCTGAGTACATCTTCCTCATCTCAGAGCTGGCTGGGGAGCGCAGGTTTGCCTCCATTGTGGCCAAGCGGCTGGAGAGCCTC GGGGCATTGACCCACGGGGACCGCCGAGCCACCGAGTCCCGGGACTTGAGCAAGTACAACTTTGAGAACAAG TACGGCGCCCGGGCCCTCAGCTGCGTCCTCACCACCATCCTTAGCCAGACAGAGAGCAAGGTGCCGCTGCCCCAGGGCTACCCGGGAGGGGATGCCGCCTTCTTCCGCG acaTGAAGCAGGGGCTGCTGTCGGTTGGCATCGGAGGGCGCGAGTCCAGGTCCGGCTGCCTGGATGTGGAGAAGG ACTGCTCCATCACCAAGTTCCTGAACCGTATCCTGGGGCTGGAAGTGCACAAGCAGAACGCGCTGTTCCAGTACTTCTCTGACACCTTCGACCACCTCATCGCGGTGGACAAGAAGGAGGGCAAATACGACATGGGCATCCTGG ACCTGGCTCCCGGCATCGACGAGATCTACGAGGAGAGCCAGCAGGTGTTCCTGGCCCCCGGGCACCCACAGGACGGGCAGGTGGTCTTCTACAAG ATCAGCGTGGACCGCGGCCTGAAGTGGGAGGAGGCGTATGCCAGGTCTCTGGAGCTGACAGGCACCCACGACGGCTTCTACCTCTCCTACAAG gtCCGTGACAACAAGCCCAGCTGCCTGCTGGCCCAGCAGAACCGCGGCAAGCTCTTCACCGTGTATAAGCCCAACATCGGGCGGCAGAGCCAGCTGGAGACGTTCGACAGCCTGTGCCGGAAGTTCCACCGG GTGACAGCGGAGGAGGCCAGGGAGCACTGGGAGAGCAGCTACACCTTCTCGCTGACGCACTGCAGCCACACCAC GAACCGGCACTGCCGGCTGGCGCAGCAGGGTAAGGATTGTGCGCAGGGCCTGCGGCTGCGCCACCACTACATGCTGTGCGGGGCCCTGCTGCGCGTGTGGGGCCGCATCGCCGCCGTCATGGCCGACGTCACCAGCAGCAGCTACCTGCAGATAGTACGTCTCAAGACCAAGGACAAGAAGAAGCAAGTTG GCATCAAGATCCCTGAGGGCTGCGTGCACCGGGTGCTGCAGGAGCTGCAGCTCATGGACGCCGACGTGAAGCACAAGCAGGCGCGCAGCCGAGGGCTTCCCCCTCCACCGGCCGCCCTGCGCCCGCTTGCACTGCCCTGCGGCCCCAGCGAGGTCCTGGACCTCACCTACAGCCCGCCCGCCCAGGCCTTCCCTCTGCCCTCGCCGTTCACCTTCCCACCGCCGCCGGTCCCCGGCCCCGGTGGCCTGCTGCTGGGCGCTCCGGATGCCCCCGAGGCCCCGACTGACCCCGCGGCCCTCCTGCACCAGGGCTGTGACATCAACTTCAAGGAGGTTCTGGAGGACATGCTGCGATCCCTCAACGCTGTGCCACCCGCCGAACCCCCGGGCCCGCTGGGGGCTGGCGGCGGGGCCCCGGGCGCTCCTGGGGGCGGTGGGGGCCCTGAGCGGCAGAGCGTCATCCAGTTCAGCCCCCCATTCCCAAACTCCTAG